The genome window GTTTCCGCGGAGGAGGAAAAAGTTCTCGGGGAACTTGAGCTTATAGCAGAGGAGTAGCAGAATAGTCTCCAGCGACTGCTTACCTCGATCAACGTAGTCGCCGAGGAAAAGGTAGTTCGAGTTAGGGGGGAAACCACACATCTCAAACATTCGGATAACATCGGTATACTGGCCGTGGACATCACCCACGACCTTTACTGGGGCATCCAACTCCAAGAGAGCAGGCTGTGACAGCAAGACTTCCCTAGCCCTCTGACAAATGGCAACAATCTCGGCATTCTTGAGGCAGACGCTCTTGGTGACCTTCCCAGCATAACCCGCATCCAAGAGTCGCTTAATAAAGTCATCGAGATCGATATCCTTAATCTCAGACATGGCGACATTGGAGTTTCCGTCTGTCTTGGACTCAGCAGAAGGGCTGTTGACTGGGTTAATGGTGTTTTCTCGCTTCACCAGAATAGACTGGCCTGGAGCTTGCATATGCGCAGTAGCTCCAGCGTTGACAGACGGAGGTTGGTCAGAAACATGATCAACCTCTCCCGACGCTTGCGCGGCGCTCACATCGTGGGCACCGCCCTTGGTGTTTCCTTGAACAGGAGATGGAGGCGGTTGATCGTCTCCAATAGCCGAATCTGCGAGGGCCGATTCGGGTGCTGACATGTCTGACGCAGAGGTGTTTAGCGGAGGAAGCTCACTGCGGCTCAGtcgagaagagcttgaacgTCCATGCCTACTGGATCGTCGCTCCTCAGTCTTTGTTTCGGTCGCAGTGTCACCATTGGATAGAACCTGTGAGTTCCTAGGACTATCGGACTTGCTACCACGAATCTTTGAGCCTAGAGATCGAAACGAGCGGGACGATTCCTTGGTGTCAGATCTGCTGAATGATGGGTAAGACTGGAGGGGTCCATCAGGCCCGGCCGAGCCGGAGCCTTTGGAGTTGGATCCGCCTGGAGTGGAGTTGTTGTTTCCCATGGTATTGCTTCCCGCGATCAACAGTGGTTATCCCAAACTTCACTGGTGATGGGCGGTTCGATTCGTAGCGATTCCCTTCGGCGCAGCTAAGGTTGAGCTTGGATCAAGGGAGATGTTAGGGAGGGTGAAAGAAGCGATCGAGAGttaagaagaaggaggaggaggagcggCGACGACTCCTTGATGCGTCCGTTTTGGGCAGTTTTGGAAGATGCTTCAGGTTGAAGCACGAGATGTTGAAGTGAGTCTGCGGGTGGATTTTGCGGCGTGATGACGTCGTGGGGAGGCCTGTTAACGCCGGGATGAGGCCGGAGACGATACAAAAGGCGAACGGAACGAGATCGGAGATAACGCTGAAATAGCAAAGGCCGAGTTCGAATCTGGAAAGAGTCTACGTTAGGCTGAGTCACACTTGAAGAGGTTGACGCTGGGTGAAGATTGCGTATGGCAGGGTTGCGGCGCATTTCAAGTGTTGACGACGCAGGTGAAAAAAATAGGTATAGCCACAGTGTGGAGGACCAGGTGGACTTACATGGAGTGGAGGAAGGTATCGGAGGTACTGTACAAGACAAACTAACAGCAAAAGCAAGTGAAGTAATCGTAAGATGAGATTGAATGAAAAATCAGATTGCCAAGGCGTTTAAAGGCAAAACGTTGAGTGTCAGGTGTTGGTGGAAGACGGTATCGGTATCGTTATAGGTATAGGTATAGGTACAGTTTGTAGGTGCTACAGTGCTGTAGAGGCGATGGAGCAAGATACACAGCGGGCGGAGTAGTTCGCATGCGATGACGTCGATAGAGTAGAAAGGACGATAAGTCGAGTGCCTGAATCAGACACTGACGCAAATAACGATAGGCTCAATTGTCAATTGCAGCGTATGAGGGCCTAGAGTTTGTtgtgaaagaggaagaaacaATGGATCAAGTGTGTTGCGGAAGTGGAAAGATAAGTCAACTAGAGGTAGAAGTAGTAAGGTAGTGGTAGTCTCGTCTCGGCAAGGTATGTACACACTAACACCTCCACCTGGACCTTGTTCCTTACCCCAAGTCTCTGACTCTCCCTCACtcacaaagcaaagcaaaaaaaaaaaaaaaaaaggccAAGACGAGATGAGGAGTCAAGTTGAGCCCGGTTGAGAGCTTACAGCGCGTAGTAGAGCAACGGAGCGGAGCCGGATAAGGTCAATTTGGAAGCGAAGTGGCGGATGGAGATGCTTGGACAGGCGCAGGCTATGGAATAAGGTTCCACACCCTCTTCTCTTGTTTGTCGGACAGAGTTCAGTGATTTCGAACTAGGGCGTCTTGTGGTTAGTGATAACAGTTCAGTTGACGTCTTGAGAGGATCATTGGACGGAGCTGACCTCGTCGTATTGAGGTCACTCGAGACACGACAAGACGACAGATAGACAGCAACAGAGGCCAAAAAAAGACTGAAACAGAAGCTCAATGACAAGCACTGAAGCCAAGACTGGTTCGTCCGGGGTGGTTCTTGATCGGCGCCCAATGGAGGGGAGGCTCAGCAATGCGAGGTTGGGCGTGAAGCAGGGGTATCAAGCGATTGCTTGGACGGTACGTGAGAATGTGGGAGggccaagcttgacaagaCTTGATAAGAGTAAAGATTCTCACCAAGTTGTCTATTCTCCGCTGTTTCCTCTGACTTGATATCCTCGGCATTCGTCCTCCGCATAAACCTGTCATATGGCGGTTTTCTATGGTAGTCGTCTCATTATCTTTGGGTCTCGGGACCTGAACCGGAGACTCGAGACAGATTTGGATTGGTAAGATCTAATCTGGACCTCTATAAAAATCGACATGGATTGATTCGTCACCAAAGACTACGAAATGCAACGGCTTCAAGGCCCGGGCCCCCTGATAACTAACCCGAATCCCTGGAGATTGACACTCAGACTGACCTGAGTTGGAGACAACCGTTGGCACGTGCGAGAGCTTGTTCTGTCTCGACCATTCACTGATTCGAAACAAACGAGAAACTCGGTCAAACATTCAGACTCTCGATCTAAATCAGTTGACATCTCAAACCACTATGTCAACTATTcagagctgctgctgcataATGGCCAAATGGCCAAGACTCAACCCCTCTTTCTACCATGACTGCAGACGAGAGCATAATGATGTATCAAATCACACTCTATCAGTCAGCCTTTTTGAGGCCGCCGTTCTCGCCTCCCTAGTGAACCAATAGTTCGTTGCACTAGACACTACGATAACACAGTCTCTGCGCAGTGACAGCTGACTATCCCTCGTGCTTCTCTCACCGAAGACATCCCCGCGTTGGCTTGCCAGGTTGCAGCTGGTCTAATGCACACTATTCCTTTTCTGTGTAAAGGTGAACAACACCGAGGAGAAGCATCATACACTGTAACGATGTAAGACAAAACACGGTTAACAACAAACTACTCTAACATTATGGGTTTTTATATCTCCTATGGCACCAAATCTGGCGTACTAGCCTCGGACGATCATCCGTGCCTTCATAACCATGT of Fusarium oxysporum Fo47 chromosome I, complete sequence contains these proteins:
- a CDS encoding Metallo-dependent phosphatase-like protein, which gives rise to MGNNNSTPGGSNSKGSGSAGPDGPLQSYPSFSRSDTKESSRSFRSLGSKIRGSKSDSPRNSQVLSNGDTATETKTEERRSSRHGRSSSSRLSRSELPPLNTSASDMSAPESALADSAIGDDQPPPSPVQGNTKGGAHDVSAAQASGEVDHVSDQPPSVNAGATAHMQAPGQSILVKRENTINPVNSPSAESKTDGNSNVAMSEIKDIDLDDFIKRLLDAGYAGKVTKSVCLKNAEIVAICQRAREVLLSQPALLELDAPVKVVGDVHGQYTDVIRMFEMCGFPPNSNYLFLGDYVDRGKQSLETILLLLCYKLKFPENFFLLRGNHECANVTRVYGFYDECKRRCNVKIWKTFIDCFNTLPIAAIVAGKIFCVHGGLSPALVHMDDIRNIARPTDVPDYGLLNDLLWSDPADMEQDWEANERGVSYCFGKRVITEFLAVHDFDLICRAHMVVEDGYEFFNDRVLVTVFSAPNYCGEFDNWGAVMSVSAELLCSFELLKPLDSSALKSHIKKSRNKRQHMLNSPPAMVQPQSV